ttagtttatctctattttttcaatgtaattttattttctaatattatgttaaattttaaaaaattgtattttttgtattcatgtaaatttaaattttatgcatatttttaattattttttctatagtctTCATGTGTTGTACattttttacaatcaagaaacttatattttatgataattagatttttcttaaaaatttccttaacttttagtatttttaaagtattttatataatttttacaaattttacaatacttttaaagaatttataatttaaaataaaaaaggtggGCCACCGGGCCCGGCCCAGCCCAGCTGGCTTGGGCCGTGCCACAGGCTGGGCTGACCCCCTGTACGGTGGGCCGTGCCGGGCTGGGCCGGCCCATCTTGCAACTCTAGCTGGAACCATCTTAAGTCCTCCAAGATTGGGGATTTTCACGTAATTAGAGGTGATATAGAAGGGCAGTATCGTCATATCACTGTTGAAGAAAGCCATTTCCCTACCTTTTATGCGCTAGGGTTTTTCAGAGCCCAACTCCATTCCTGATCTTTGGGACAAGCTTCATGGCGTCAATGGCGATGAAAACACTCTGCTCGCACGTCTCTTTCCATTGGAATCAACCTCTTTTTCTTCAGGTATtcttttaactatttatttatatatttgggtgCTGATTTTGTGAGAATTGGGAACCAAATTTGGTGTTCTATGAGCTTCAGTTCCCATGATTGTTTCcttatattatgaaaaaaaaagaggatttttttaatatactatCAGGTTATCCAATTTCAGTTCAGTATGAAGAGCGtccttgcatttatttatttatttttttaaatttatgcttGATTCTTGAAATGTGTTCTAGAGACAATGAGTTATAGTTATTTGAGTCTTTAAGATTATGTAAGTGAATTCATTATTAACCTTAAAGAGTATCATGAGCAAACATTCTAAGGTGACTATCAATTGCAAGTGagatttgtttatttgtgtattCGGGTTTTAGGTGATGCTTACAAGGCAAGCAGACAACCAGTTTCCATTTAAGATGACCGCACACCATCTCACTCTCCATGCTGCTTCTGGAGTTCATTTTGGAAGGTGAGTTCACCTTTCGGTTCCTCTGTTGTGGATCATCTTTTTTTCGATTTAGTGTCTTATTTGCTATTACTTGTAGGGAAAATATATATTGGTTCAGAATGATttgaaattgatttaaaaactGATGTTTTGTTTTCCCTGGTGAATCGCAAGTTCAGACTATCAATACCGTATGGAAGAAATTGCAGGCATATGTTCGGCCTGTTTTTGCTGTTGGGTCAGGTGAATTTCATATTGAAACAAAGGCTTGAGGTTGTAATTAGAGGTAATTTGCATTTGCTACAACAAGTTCAACCAAGCTGTTCTGGCTATCATCGCCTTTTCGTGAGTTTAAGGTTATGAAGCATCAATTTCTGATCAAAAGAAGGATGACATATATGGAGGTGATGTGAAGATAGTCATTGTCTTGTGATGATGATTATTAAGTTTTAGGTGAGCCCATATCTTGGTTTGGTAGTTTTTAGTAATTGCGATCTTCTGAGTGAGCATATGGATTTATTCATCTATTCTTAATCAAAATGGTGCTTAACCTTTTGGAGTGAATTATTAACTTCCTATCTCACTCACGGAAAGTGAGGTGCAGGGTAATTCCCACTGTTTGCTTCTTTACCGCTAATCAGAGATATAATTCATATAATGTAGATTCACTAAGAAACAAAATTCATCACTGTTTTGGCCATGTCAACAATTGTTTATTGTGAAGTTATACATTGGATTTTAGCGATATGTGCAGCCTTGCTCACAAGTTTCCTGTACTAGGTAGGAGTGGGCTTGAGTGGAGAGCAAACACAGGAGGCTTTTGATGACGTTCTAATGAATATGGCTCGCATGGCACCACCTATTCTGGGGTTTCAAAGAGGAGGTAAACCTGAAATATCAGtgtgaaaaatttatatatccatctggtgtcttttttatttaaccaCGCACACTATGACCAACTCCATTGTTCCATGCTTTCTTCACGTCTTTTCTATCCATCTGAATTCACTAACTCCGGCAATTTTTCTGCTGCATATTCTTTGGAAGACTAATGTAAAAACTTCAAATGTCagcaatttttctttttctgttcgtcactaactttttttttttcaagtatacaattaattttgtttctttagcTTTGTGGTGCCTCTGAATTGGAAGAATATTTTATCATCTTCCTAACTTTCATTTGTTTACAAGCGTCGACCCAGTGAAAAGAGATCGGAAAGGATGAGGATGTCATTGAATTTGAGATAGTCTAGTGCATAGCATTCTTTTAGATAAAAGCCTAAAGGCTAAACTACTATGAAAGACAAAAGAGAGCGATAAAAAAAGAAGTCCAGTTCTCGTGGCCACCTCCTTAAACCAGCGAGGCTGGTCCATGCCTTGATGGAACAACAACAAGGCCAGGTTGTGAAAGGTGAAGTTTGCTTAACTATCTGCCACAACATTGCAATTCCGGTGAATTGCTTCCAGACGAGGCATAGAAAAATATAGCCTAGTGCATAGTAttattttgttccttttttcaGACAGCTGATTTCACAGCATATGTATTATCTTCCCTTTTTCCAACCTTTTTCAGGCCTGATGCGGTGATTATTATAAAACTTCTGATATTGAGTGTCTTTGGATACGTTTGACGTTTGCCGTAGGTTCCTAGGAGCTTTCTCTTGCAAATACTTTGGAAAGATCAAGTAATCAAATTCCTTATAGAAGAAATTGTCAGCATAACTGTAGGTGATTTCGTGAAGAAGGCATGTCCTTTTAGATTCACTTCATATTATATATCTTCTCATTGTCTAAATCTTGAAAGCTAATTCAAGTCCTTTCATGATCAGGAAAATTTGGAGGTAAAGAATCAATTGAAGACAACACAAACTGCAGAGGAGCTTGAATCAACATTCACCCCTGGAAGCGACTTCAGTTTCAATGCTACTATGGAGCTGTTACAAACAGATAGTGGAGCAACAAACGCAAGCTCTACGTTGTCATGTACTTCCAGAGGGAGATTTGATGCTTGCTTAGCTTGGTGCACACTTGCATTGTTACAATTCATTTCTCTGGTATTACAACATTCATTTCACCTCAAAACTTCCTCGTTATTATGGTTACTTGTTCAGTATCTTATCTCTTCCTTGGAAACTTTAGATTGAATGACTGATAggctattaaattttttaaagaaaatactaaatagtcctcaattttttttttcccaaagcGAACTATTTCAAAGAATGGTTTTTGTAAGAATGATCtggcattttatatttttcagtgTTCTGGTACCAAAAAGAGATTGTTTATCCATACCTATTTCTTTATGATaatgatcctttttttttttgggtggtgTGTTATGCCTTCAGCATCAATTACAGGTTATCTCCCTGTTATTTTGCTAGATGAACAGCAATacaattcataaataataaatcagtGAATGAATTCAATGTTGGTAATCAAACTCAATAGGGGCGTTGAATCCACATGGTAGAAACACAGCTTGAAAAGCAGAGGGATTAAGTTATTATTTCACAGAATATCTTGCTTAACCACAATCCTCAGCTCATTTATTTGTATGTTTTACCatttataaagtttttaaaagcaAAATGAACTGGCATGATCAACGTCTTTGACACACATCCTATTATTTTTAGCAATTCTGTTTTGACCGATGagttcaaattaaattttgccTGTGAATTGTCCTTGGATCTGATCATTTGGCTTTTAATTATAGAGGGCGTCTATTGTTTCTATAAAGCAGTGAGATCGAGTTGCTTGAGAATCATGTGTTTACATCTGGATTTCAATGGCTAGATAAACTAGAGTTTTATGTTTTTGCTTTGTTCAACACAAAAGCAAGAAAGTAATGCCAGGGAACAAAGCAAGTCCTCCACTTTGCTTGAGAATGATGATGAGAATTGATGCGTTAAAGGTAGCAGCATCAAGCCTCTCTTTTGCTTTATACTAACTTGAAGCCAAGGCAAAGAACTTTGgaatgcctatatatatattcatctgaAGTGTGAAGAGGAGAGATGCAAGCATTGCGAAGATGGAAGCAGCAGCTCTGGGTCTAGCCGGGAATGCGGTGGGCATTCTCTTGCCAAAGCTTCAAGAAACCTTCTCGTCAATCCTCAAAGTGCGGGACAATGCCCGCTTCATCAAGGATGAATTGGAGAGCATGAATGCATTCCTCGTAATGAATGCTGCCATGGGTCAATACACCGATGATGATCTTGAGCTCAATGTCTGGATGAGCCAAGTGAGAGGCATTGCCTACGACATCGAGGACTGGGCAGAGGAGTTCACTTGGCGTCTATGCCAGCCTCATTGGCATGGGATCGGTAGTTGCTTTCCTGATGTGGTCCGCTTCACCAAAGACTTGGTAGCAAGAGTCAAGATCGCCAATAATGTCCACGGGCTCAAGGGAAGAGTCCTTGAGGTGGGTGAGAGAAGCAAACGCTATGGTTTGCGGGGACGAACAACACAAGAACCTACAAGCTCTTCAATCATTGCTCCGGTGGCTCGTATGCAACATGACCCACGCTTGGGCGCCCACTTGACTGATGATGCGATGCTTGTTGGCATGGATGGGCCAAGGAACACGCTCATGGATTGGCTAATTCCAGGAGATGGCTCCATACTGAGAATCATCTCTGTGGTAGGCATGGGTGGACTAGGCAAGACCACTCTTGTCAAAAAGCTCTATGAAAATCGACAAGTGATGGAGCATTTCCACCGCAGTGCGTGGATCACTGTTTCACAAACCTTTTCATTGAAGGTGCTCTTGAGAGACATGATCAACCAGCTACTGGGTTCACAAGTGTTTTCTGCTGAAATGACAGAGGGTCAACTTGTTCAGCAACTTCGGGATGAACTGATGAAGTTGAATACAAGTTACGTGATAgttcttgatgatgtttggtCCTTGAATGCATGGTTGAGTTTCTTTCCAGCATTACCTGATAATAGTTTAGGAAGTAGAATAATTGTGACAACCCGAAATCTAGATGTCGCATCTTTTTGCTCTCAAGAGTCTGGTCATGTCTATCATTTAAAACCACTCTGTCCTGAAAATTCTTGGCTCCTCTTCTGCAAGAAAGCCTTCCCACGCCATTATAGTAATTGTCCACCTACCTTTACACATTTATCTAAAGAAATCTTGGGCAAATGTGATGGGTTGCCATTAGCCATTGTGACCATCGGTGGTGTTTTAGCTAGTAAGCCTTTATTAGAGTCAGAATGCCAGAAATTACATGATCATTTGGGCACCTCAATTATGTCTCACCAAGGTCTTGATGCCATGACCCGAATATTATCTTTTAGCTACTATGATCTACCGTACTATCTCAAGCCACTTTTCTTGTACCTGGCCATATTTCCTGAGGACTACCAAATCAGACGCAAACGCTTGTTGAGGCGGTGGATCGCTGAAGGACTGGTGCATGCGACACGAGACATGTCAACCGAAGAAGTTGCAGAATGGTACTTTAAGGAGTTGATGGATAGAAGCATGATCTTATCCTCAATCATCAATGGTGACACCACGGTTCACTCATGTCATATCCATGATATTATGCTTGAGTTCACTCTCAACATGTCTGAGAAAGACAATCTAGTTTCTATCATCACCAGGAAACAACAaccaccagcaccagcaccagcaccgCAAACTCAAGATGTGCGCGAAGCTCGTCATCTAGCACTGCATCAACATTCCCTACCGGCAAACATTCATAAGAACAAAAAATTAGAGCATGTTCGATCATTAACAGTATTCTCTCTGAAGGTATAGTATCACTCAAGAACACAAGCCGAATGAAGCTGCTACGAGTGCTTGATCTAGAGGGTTGTCATCTTTCTGAAGTCGATGGAGACCTTGAAGTCATCGGCCAGTTCACTCTTCTCAGGTACCTTAACTTGAGGAACACCTCTATCAGATCATTACCAAAAGCCTTAGCGAAGTTGCAGAATCTTGAAACACTGGATCTCAGATGGACAAAAGTGACAGAGATTCCTCCCCATATCACCAAACTTCACAAGTTGGAGTATCTCAGTGTTGGAGGGTTTGAGCGAGATCCTTCTGGCGCATCATTAACATGCCACGGCGCTGAGTTGCCAGCTGAAGGGATGACAGCTTTGAAAGCTCTGAAAACACTGAGCATGGTGAGCTTCAAAACGAACCCAAGGGAGTTGGGTGAGATGACCCAACTAACAAAGTTGGGAGCGAAAGATATCACCACACCAGAGAATGCAATGGCCTTTGTCGAGACACTTGATAAGCTCAGTGACCAGCTACGCGCACTGAAGGTCAGTTGGAATTGTGATGTTCCGTTCTTGGAGGAGGTGTCTCAACCTCCTGTTCATCTTAAAAGTCTCTGGTTATCAGGCATAATGATTACTTGTAAGCTGCCAACATGGATCGCATCTTTGGATCGTGTTTCAAAAATGGCTTTAGCTCACACTGAACTCGATGAAGAGGGCATGCAAGTGCTGCAGAGGTTGCCATGCCTGAAGGAGCTTGTGCTGTTTGAGAACTCATATTTGAATCATGAATTGCGTTTCCTTGCAGGATATTTTCCTGTGCTCAAGTTGTTGCAAATTGATAGCTTGTCTCATCTAACAGAGTTCATCTTTCATGGTGGTGGACTTCAACTTGAGATTATAGAGATTCTTGCTACCGCAGGGACGACATATATGTTCCATGGAAGTCACAAACCTTACCCTTGGCCCAAGGAAACATGCACTGTAATAACTGTTGTTGCCAGATTGTCCACGTCCCCCAATCCCCTTCAGTTGAGACGCTACACTCAACAGCTGGGTGGGCCAGCCTATGTCCCCATGACTGGTTTTCCCAAGTTTGATAAAAGTGTTTGTATTCGTCTCCGGCACCGAACAATGGGTTgctcaaattttcttttagagTCAAACGGGGACTTGAGCGTGGGCTGTGATTTGCCTCCCGAATGTTGTGATTTTCCATCGAGCATCGAATTGATGGTGTATGATGCTATGTAAGGCATACACAGTttagttgaaaattttaaataaaactatgCAAAATAAACTGAAATGTTTTATGGTACATTCCGTGATTTATATGAGTATTTTATAGGATTGCATGACATGAGATTTATTAATtcagtttaattttaaaaatatattctgGTTATACATATAGTTGGATTCTAATTGTCACATGTGGCGTCTGACTTAGTAAATCCATAGGagataataaaatgattaaaactGGTGCATCATCGTACCTATATGTCCTTTAACACACCTTTGTGTTGCGATGCTTGTcgtttttgtaaaataaataaataaataaataaatattttttctataatATCATGTTCCAAAAGCAGTGTAAGCAAAACCAAAGGTGACAATAGAATGAAactaaaatgaaagaaaacgaATTT
Above is a window of Dioscorea cayenensis subsp. rotundata cultivar TDr96_F1 unplaced genomic scaffold, TDr96_F1_v2_PseudoChromosome.rev07_lg8_w22 25.fasta BLBR01000338.1, whole genome shotgun sequence DNA encoding:
- the LOC120254085 gene encoding LOW QUALITY PROTEIN: disease resistance protein PIK6-NP-like (The sequence of the model RefSeq protein was modified relative to this genomic sequence to represent the inferred CDS: deleted 2 bases in 1 codon), with the translated sequence MEAAALGLAGNAVGILLPKLQETFSSILKVRDNARFIKDELESMNAFLVMNAAMGQYTDDDLELNVWMSQVRGIAYDIEDWAEEFTWRLCQPHWHGIGSCFPDVVRFTKDLVARVKIANNVHGLKGRVLEVGERSKRYGLRGRTTQEPTSSSIIAPVARMQHDPRLGAHLTDDAMLVGMDGPRNTLMDWLIPGDGSILRIISVVGMGGLGKTTLVKKLYENRQVMEHFHRSAWITVSQTFSLKVLLRDMINQLLGSQVFSAEMTEGQLVQQLRDELMKLNTSYVIVLDDVWSLNAWLSFFPALPDNSLGSRIIVTTRNLDVASFCSQESGHVYHLKPLCPENSWLLFCKKAFPRHYSNCPPTFTHLSKEILGKCDGLPLAIVTIGGVLASKPLLESECQKLHDHLGTSIMSHQGLDAMTRILSFSYYDLPYYLKPLFLYLAIFPEDYQIRRKRLLRRWIAEGLVHATRDMSTEEVAEWYFKELMDRSMILSSIINGDTTVHSCHIHDIMLEFTLNMSEKDNLVSIITRKQQPPAPAPAPQTQDVREARHLALHQHSLPANIHKNKKLEHVRSLTVFSEGIVSLKNTSRMKLLRVLDLEGCHLSEVDGDLEVIGQFTLLRYLNLRNTSIRSLPKALAKLQNLETLDLRWTKVTEIPPHITKLHKLEYLSVGGFERDPSGASLTCHGAELPAEGMTALKALKTLSMVSFKTNPRELGEMTQLTKLGAKDITTPENAMAFVETLDKLSDQLRALKVSWNCDVPFLEEVSQPPVHLKSLWLSGIMITCKLPTWIASLDRVSKMALAHTELDEEGMQVLQRLPCLKELVLFENSYLNHELRFLAGYFPVLKLLQIDSLSHLTEFIFHGGGLQLEIIEILATAGTTYMFHGSHKPYPWPKETCTVITVVARLSTSPNPLQLRRYTQQLGGPAYVPMTGFPKFDKSVCIRLRHRTMGCSNFLLESNGDLSVGCDLPPECCDFPSSIELMVYDAM